The Sphingobium aromaticiconvertens genome has a segment encoding these proteins:
- the xrtA gene encoding exosortase A → MVLGIVAAAILLLFAADARDMVTIWWTSSTFGHCLFVPFLVGWLVQQRASGLRQLDPVVWMPGLIWLGAGALCWMLGSAAGVALFRHGGLVVMLQGAVIALLGPSVARALIFPLFYAFFLVPFGEEVVPFLQLVTARLSMFFLGLAGVPAHMEGIFITTPTGYFEVAEACSGAKFLIAMTAYGALVCNVCFRSWPRRITFMAGALSLSILANGFRAFATILVAHYTSIDAAVGFDHIVYGWVFFAIIMTLVMAVAWPFFDRKPGDAWFDPRQLQGAVRQGAMLGVAGGALALALAAPLWLTISAAASDPLPARLALPQIKGWAQTDASPAYPWKPRFDGANLHAAARYANAEGQVVDLTIIAYDGQAEGRELVGFGQGAVDPDGEWAWSSPASAPSGARGEQITAPGPVVRHVATFYRVGGGALTGSAAQVKLDTMLARLLGRDQRAVAILISAEQREGKPADAAIVAFLRDLGSVRALADRSAGIS, encoded by the coding sequence ATGGTGCTGGGCATCGTGGCGGCTGCAATCCTGTTGCTATTCGCTGCTGATGCGCGCGACATGGTGACGATCTGGTGGACCTCTTCGACCTTCGGTCACTGCCTTTTCGTGCCCTTTCTGGTCGGCTGGCTGGTGCAACAGCGCGCCTCCGGTCTGCGTCAGCTTGATCCTGTCGTCTGGATGCCGGGCCTGATCTGGCTGGGCGCGGGAGCGCTGTGCTGGATGTTGGGATCGGCGGCGGGGGTGGCGCTGTTTCGGCATGGCGGGTTGGTCGTCATGCTTCAGGGGGCGGTTATCGCGCTGCTAGGCCCCTCGGTCGCCCGCGCGCTGATATTCCCGCTTTTCTATGCCTTTTTCTTGGTGCCGTTCGGGGAGGAGGTCGTGCCCTTCCTGCAACTGGTGACGGCGCGGCTTTCCATGTTTTTCCTTGGTCTGGCTGGCGTGCCCGCACATATGGAGGGCATCTTCATCACCACGCCGACCGGCTATTTCGAGGTGGCGGAGGCCTGTTCGGGCGCCAAGTTCCTGATCGCCATGACCGCCTATGGCGCGCTGGTGTGCAATGTCTGTTTCCGCAGTTGGCCGCGCCGGATCACTTTCATGGCCGGGGCGCTGTCGCTGTCGATCCTTGCCAATGGCTTTCGCGCTTTTGCGACGATATTGGTCGCCCATTATACCAGCATCGACGCGGCGGTGGGGTTCGATCATATCGTCTATGGCTGGGTGTTCTTCGCCATCATCATGACGCTGGTGATGGCCGTTGCCTGGCCTTTTTTTGACCGCAAGCCGGGGGATGCGTGGTTCGATCCCCGCCAGTTGCAGGGCGCAGTCCGGCAGGGGGCGATGCTGGGTGTTGCAGGCGGCGCACTGGCGCTGGCGCTCGCCGCGCCGCTGTGGCTCACCATTTCCGCTGCGGCCAGCGATCCCTTGCCCGCCCGGCTGGCGCTGCCGCAGATAAAAGGCTGGGCGCAGACCGATGCGTCGCCCGCTTATCCGTGGAAGCCGCGCTTCGATGGCGCGAACCTTCACGCCGCCGCGCGCTACGCCAATGCGGAGGGGCAGGTGGTGGACCTGACCATCATCGCCTATGACGGCCAGGCGGAAGGCCGCGAACTGGTGGGCTTCGGGCAGGGTGCGGTCGATCCCGATGGGGAATGGGCATGGTCCTCGCCAGCATCTGCGCCGTCCGGTGCGCGCGGCGAGCAGATTACCGCGCCCGGCCCGGTCGTTCGGCATGTCGCAACCTTTTACCGTGTGGGCGGTGGCGCGCTGACGGGCAGCGCGGCGCAGGTCAAGCTGGATACGATGTTGGCCCGCCTGCTGGGTCGCGATCAGCGGGCGGTCGCCATCCTGATCTCTGCCGAACAGCGTGAGGGGAAGCCTGCCGACGCGGCCATCGTCGCCTTCCTGCGCGACCTTGGTTCGGTAAGGGCATTGGCCGACCGCAGCGCTGGCATTTCGTGA
- a CDS encoding TIGR03087 family PEP-CTERM/XrtA system glycosyltransferase, translated as MLQGKGEILFLCHRIPFPPDRGDKIRSYHLLKRLAEIAPVHVGCFADDDRDMGFAADMASITASQCVLMRDRSRVVAGLTGLVRGQPLLVSLFDHGGLHRWVARTLAERPIAAVVAYSAQMAHFVPALPSHIPFLMDFVDFDSAKYAAYGVQGRGAMGWINRREGRVLLDFERAVADRAQVSVFVSEAEAALFRAASGQGRDRVRALENGVALDHFNPAADFARVGKGEGPLLVFTGQMDYRPNVEAVESFTRVTLPAIRAAYHDTRFAIVGRAPSKPVLALGDLPGVIVTGAVPDVRGWLAAADVVVAPLRIARGIQNKVLEAMAMARPVVASAQAAEGIDARDGVHFLVADNANQEAALVCDLLATPERAAMLGTAARARMVERYDWRATLAGVPDLLRVAA; from the coding sequence ATGTTACAAGGGAAGGGGGAAATCCTCTTCCTCTGTCACCGCATTCCCTTTCCGCCCGATCGTGGTGACAAAATCCGCTCCTATCATCTGTTGAAGCGGCTGGCGGAGATTGCACCGGTCCATGTCGGCTGTTTTGCCGACGATGATCGCGACATGGGGTTCGCGGCGGACATGGCGAGCATCACCGCCAGCCAGTGCGTGTTGATGCGGGATCGCTCGCGCGTGGTCGCTGGCCTGACCGGGTTGGTGCGCGGGCAGCCTTTGCTGGTGTCGCTGTTCGATCATGGGGGCCTGCATCGCTGGGTCGCCCGGACTCTTGCCGAGCGGCCCATTGCCGCCGTGGTCGCCTATTCGGCGCAGATGGCGCATTTTGTGCCTGCCCTGCCGTCGCATATCCCCTTCCTCATGGATTTCGTCGATTTCGACTCCGCCAAATATGCGGCCTATGGCGTGCAGGGACGGGGGGCGATGGGGTGGATCAACCGGCGCGAGGGGCGCGTTTTGCTCGATTTCGAGCGTGCCGTCGCTGATCGGGCGCAGGTGAGCGTGTTCGTGAGTGAGGCGGAGGCCGCGCTGTTTCGCGCTGCCAGCGGGCAGGGGCGGGACAGGGTGCGGGCGCTGGAGAATGGCGTTGCGCTCGACCATTTCAATCCTGCCGCCGATTTCGCGCGGGTCGGGAAGGGGGAGGGACCGCTGCTCGTCTTCACCGGCCAGATGGACTATCGACCCAATGTCGAGGCGGTGGAGAGTTTCACGCGGGTGACGCTGCCTGCGATCCGTGCTGCCTATCACGATACGCGCTTCGCCATCGTGGGACGGGCGCCCTCAAAGCCTGTGCTGGCGCTGGGTGATCTGCCCGGCGTCATCGTTACCGGCGCTGTCCCTGATGTGCGCGGCTGGCTGGCGGCGGCGGATGTCGTCGTTGCACCGCTGCGGATTGCGCGGGGTATTCAGAACAAGGTGCTGGAGGCTATGGCGATGGCGCGTCCGGTCGTCGCCTCTGCCCAGGCGGCGGAGGGGATTGATGCCCGCGATGGCGTGCATTTCCTTGTCGCCGATAATGCCAATCAGGAGGCCGCCCTTGTCTGTGATCTGCTGGCTACGCCGGAGCGTGCCGCCATGCTGGGGACAGCCGCGCGGGCGCGGATGGTCGAGCGCTATGACTGGCGCGCGACACTGGCGGGGGTGCCTGACCTGTTGAGGGTAGCGGCGTGA